The following proteins are co-located in the Pomacea canaliculata isolate SZHN2017 linkage group LG8, ASM307304v1, whole genome shotgun sequence genome:
- the LOC112569978 gene encoding protein STPG4-like: MTTVTFESDTVRPPRPSWAGQKSRGDNNVRPMTDSRPFTGFKHPWENRKALSEDYELPISGREGWWRSYIRETPRPGSYDSSTFVDDISQRPNTYRFKSDGRKIDPQPHNKGSLLLPGAYDFQSFLDILDKKPIPATYNFRTPARDSFDVLNFGKKDKEINVSPTAYQMDKYLSLSADKMPSKHPAFKSQVKRFPTLYFKPKEGPGPGLYDSQLPVFQHPVSSSFKSRTPRFSTSYTKVPGPGTYEKIFQFPIPPTVAKMGRQYGLFFTSAFQS, encoded by the exons ATGACGACTGTAACCTTTGAATCGGACACCGTTAGGCCTCCACGTCCGTCGTGGGCCGGACAGAAATCACGAGGAGATAACAATGTGCGTCCCATGACTGACTCCCGTCCCTTCACCGGCTTCAAACATCCGTGGGAG AACCGGAAGGCTTTAAGTGAAGACTACGAGCTTCCCATTTCGGGGCGAGAGGGATGGTGGCGCTCATACATAcgg GAGACGCCGAGGCCCGGCAGCTACGACTCCTCGACTTTCGTGGACGATATCAGTCAGCGACCCAACACCTACCGCTTCAAATCTGATGGCAGGAAGATCGACCCTCAGCCTCACAACAAGGGCAGCTTACTTTTACCAGGAGCCTACGACTTTCAGAGCTTCCTAGACAT CCTGGACAAGAAGCCGATCCCAGCCACCTACAACTTCAGAACACCTGCTCGAGACTCCTTCGATGTTCTCAACTTTGGCAAGAAGGACAAG GAAATTAACGTGAGTCCCACGGCGTACCAAATGGACAAATATCTGTCATTGTCTGCAGATAAAATGCCTTCTAA ACATCCTGCCTTCAAGTCTCAAGTCAAGCGTTTCCCTACACTGTACTTCAAGCCG AAGGAAGGACCAGGTCCTGGTCTCTACGACTCACAACTCCCAGTTTTCCAGCATCCTGTATCATCATCTTTCAAGTCCAGAACTCCTCGCTTCTCAACTTCCTACACG AAGGTTCCTGGACCCGGGACGTACGAGAAGATCTTCCAGTTCCCGATTCCGCCCACCGTGGCCAAGATGGGCCGACAGTACGGGCTTTTCTTTACAAGTGCGTTCCAGTCCTGA